Below is a window of Halomicrobium mukohataei DSM 12286 DNA.
GGTGCCCGCCCACGACGAACGCGACCACGCCTTCGCGAGCAAGAAGGACGTGCCGATCCGGCCGGTGATCCGCCCGGAGGACAGCGAGGACGACCAGCGGGAGTCCTCGGGACAGGCGAGCGGGGACGACGGACCCGCGAGCGAGGGCGACCTCCCCGATGTCGAGGAGACTGCCTTCACCGAGGACGGCGTCGTCGATCACAGTGCGGTGCCCGAGGACGCGGCCGGCGTCGGCGGCTCCGATCCGGCCGACTACGACGGTCTCGCGAGCGAGCAGGCCCGCAGCCAGCTCGAAGACGACCTGCCGGGTGCCGCTCACGACAAGCAGTACCGCCTGCGCGACTGGGGGATCTCCCGGCAGCGCTACTGGGGGACGCCGATCCCGATGGTCCACTGCGAGGAGTGTGGCGCGGTACCGGTGCCCGACGAGGACCTCCCCGTCGAGCTCCCCGAGTTCGTCCAGACCACGGGGAACCCGCTGGACGAGGTCGACGAGTTCGTCCAGACGACCTGTCCCGACTGTGGCGGCCCCGCCGAACGCGAGACCGACACCATGGACACCTTCGTCGACTCCTCCTGGTACTTCCTGCGCTACACCTCGCCGGACCGCGAGGACGCGCCGTTCGACACCGCTCGCGCGAACGACTGGCTGCCGGTCGATCAGTACGTCGGCGGCATCGAACACGCCGTGATGCACCTGCTGTACGCTCGCTTCGTCACGAAGGCCATCTCGGATCTGGAGCTGCTCGACCACCGCGAGCCGTTCCAGAACCTCGTCACCCAGGGGATGGTCCAGCTCGACGGCGAGAAGATGTCCAAGTCGAAGGGCAACGTCGTCTCCCCGCAGAACATCGTCGAGGAGTACGGGGCCGACACCGCGCGGCTGTTCATGATGCAGGCCGCCCGCCCCGAGCGGGACTTCGACTGGAAAGACGAGGGCGTCGAATCGAGTCACCGCTTCCTGACGCGGCTGTACGACGCCGTCGAGGCTCACGTCGGCTCCCCGCCCGCTGGCGAGGCCGGCGACGTGACCGACTACGTCCGCCACGAGATCGATCGGGTCACCGCCATCGCCGACGAGAGCTACGAGCAGCTGACGTTCACCGAAGCGCTGCGCGAGACCAGGGAGTTGCTCTCCCTGCTGGATCGCTACGCCGAGGCCACCGAGCCCCACGCCGAGACCGTCGAGGCAGCGCTGTCGACGATCGTTCGCCTGCTCGCGCCGGTCGCACCCCACGTCACGGAAGAGCTGTGGTCGGAGCTCGGTCGCGCGGACGACCAGCGGGAGTCCGCGGAACGAGCGAGCGGTGAAACCGCGAGCGACGAGGGCTTCGTCATCGAGGCCGAGTGGCCGACCGCCGACGGCGATCTCGACCGGCACCAGCTGGAGCGCCAGCTGGTCGAGGACACCCGCGAGGACGTGCGCCAGATCGTCGACGTGGCCGACATCGAGGACCCGAGCCACGTCGAGATCGCCGTCGCGCCCGAGTGGAAGTTCGAGGCCCACGCGATCGCTCGCGAGTTCGACGGTAACAACCTCGTCGGCGAGATCATGAGCGACGAGCGGTTCCGCGGCGAGGACGGCGCACCGGACTACGCGAAGGACCTGCAGGCGGAGCTGCAGACCCTGACCGAGACACTCGACGCCGCGACCGAGGCCGAGGTGCTCGCGCGCGCTCGCTGGCTGATCGCCGAGGAGTTCGACGCCGAGGTGACCGTGCGGGCCGGCGAGGACGCCGACGCCGATCTGGTCCGGAAAGCCGAGCCGGGACGGCCGGCGATCAACATCGAGTGAGCGATTCCGAACGGGGGCGTCGCTGGACCGCGGGCTGTCGGGGATCCGCTTAAGTACTCGAACACACTAACGTATTAGGTATGAGGCCGGACGAAGAGGCGGCAGACGCCGCCGACGGCGAGACCGTGGGGAAGAGTGACGCCGACGCCGGGGGGCGAGGCGAGCAACCGATCGAACGCGCGACGGAGGCGCGGGTCGTGACCGACGGCGGCGTCGATGCCGCCATCGAGGGCGCGAGCGTCGAGCAGTACGCGGGTATCGTCGGGGCGCTGGAGGACGGCGTCTACGTCCTCGACGAGGACGGTCACTTCACGTTCGTCAACGAGGCGATGGTCGAGCTGACCGGCTACGACGAGACGGAGCTCCGGGGCGAACCCGTCACCAGGATCAAGGACCGGGAGACCGGCGAACGGACCGAGACGGCGCTGGCGGCGCTGCGCGACGGAGAGACAGAGGACCTCGACCGGACCTTCGGCCTCTCGGTACAGCCCAAGCGAGGCGAGCCCATCGCCTGCGAAGAGCACGTGACGGCGCTGTTCGACGACGGGCAGTTCCGCGGCGTCGTCGGAATCGTCCGGGACATCTCCGATCGACGGCGGCACCGAGAGCTGATATCACAGCTACAGGAGACCTCGCGATCGCTCATGCAGGCTCCGAGCCGGGAGTCGGTCGCGGACATCGTCGCGAACGCGGCCCGGCAGGTGCTCGGCTTCGAGCTGAGTGCCGTCCGGCTGTACGACGCCGACGAGCGCGTGTTGCGACCGACGGCGACGACCGACGCCACCGACGACCAGCTCCCCGAGCGGCCGGTGTACGCCCTCGACGAGGGCCAGCCCGGCACCGTCTTCGCGTCGGGAGAACCCGCAGTCTACGACGACGTGCGAACGATCGAGGACCCCGACGGGGAGTTCGGGCCGGTCCGCTCGGCCATGTACTTCCCGATCGGCGTCCACGGGACCCTGACCGTCGCCTCGACGACGGTGGGTGCCTTCGACGAGAACGACCGACAGGTGGCCGCGCTGCTGGCGATCAACGCCGCCGCGGCGTGCAACCGCGCCAAGCGCGAACAGGAGGTGCGAGAGGCCCGCGAGCGCATCGAGACGATCCTCGAACGGATCAACGGGCTGATCCAGAACACCGTCGAGGTGCTGGTCGAGGCCACCACGCGCGAGCAGGTCGAGGCCGGCGTCTGCGAGCAGCTCGTCGCCGTCGAACCCTACACCTTCGCGTGGCTCGGTCGGCCGGACGTGCGCGCCGAGACGATCAGCGCCCGCGAGTGGGCCGGCAGTCAGCCCAGCGGCGCGGCCACCGCCTCGGACGGCGAGCGAGACGGACCCGCCGGAGCGCCACCCATCGACGTCGCGGACGTGGCCGAACCGATCGACGGCGACACGCCGGGTGCGCAGGCCCTCGAATCCGAGGGGCCGAAGGTACTGGAGGGAGACGCGCTCGAAGACGCCGGTGGCTGGTTCCGGTCGGCCGCCGAGAACGGCGTCCGGTCGGTGATGGCGATTCCGCTGTCGTACACGGACTCGAACTACGGCGTGTTGTACGTCTGTGCCGACCAGACCGACGCGTTCGACCAACGGGAGAAGGTCGTCCTGCAGGCGCTGGGTCGGGCCGTCGCGAACGCGATCAACGCCATCGAGAGCGGCCGAATCCTCAGTGCCAACAAGGTGATCGAGCTTGAGTTCACCGTCGACGACCGGGACCTGCTACTGTCGCGCCTCTCCGGTCGAGCCGGCGGAACGATCGCCTCCGCCGGGACCGTGACACAAGAAGACGGGTCGCTGCGGCTGTATCTCACCACCCAGGACGCCGACACCGACGAGGTGATGGCCGTGCTGGACGCCGACGACGCCGTCGAGTCCGCGAGCCGGGTGGCCGAACACGACGACGAGGCGCTGTTCGACGTGACCGTCACGGAGTCGCTGATCGCGACGCTCGTCGACCACGGGGCCGTCCCGAAGTCGATCGTCAGCGAGAACGGGATCGCCCGCTACAACATCGAACTCCCCTACGAGGCGGAGGCCCGCGAGGTGTTCGGGCTCGTCGAAGACAACTACGACTCGACGGACCTGGTCGGCTACCACGAGCACGAGCGTCCCGTCCAGACCCAACAGGAGTTCCGCGCCGCGCTGGCCGACCGGTTCACCGACCGACAGGAGACGGCGCTCCGGACGGCGTACCTCGGCGGCTTCTTCGAGTGGCCCCGCGAGGTCGACGGCGACGAACTCGCCGGTGGGATGGACATCTCCCGACCGACCTACCACCAGCACCTCCGGGCCGCCCAGCACAAGGTCTTCGAAGAGCTGTTCGAAGGCGGCTACTAGGGCGCTGGAGTTCGTCGCTGTCACAGAGACGAACACCTCGAAAGCCCTCTGTGCGCCCTTTCATCCGCCAGGGCGTGGTCGGTTGAGCAGGCTACGGGAGCGGCGGACGGAAGCGATGCGCGCCAGCGAGAGCGCAATCACTCCATCGCGGCCCGGATCTGGGAGCGCAGCGACGCCTCGATGGGTGTCGGGTCCCGAAGGCGGATGTCGTCGGCCGAGAGCTCCATCGGCGATGGAGGAGTGCGGTCGACGATCGACAGCGCGGGCTCGGTGCCGGTCTCCTCGGCGACGATCGACTGGATCGACTCGCCGACCGCGGCGTTCGTGAAGGTGTACGACGAGACCGCAGCGGGGGTCTCGACGGCGAACGAGCCGGTCCCGAGTTCGCGGAGGAAGGCACAGAGATCGCCCACGTCGACGTAGGGGCGAACGATCTCGCCGTCTCCCCAGACCTCGATCTCGCCGTCGAGGGCCTGTTCGATCATGTCCTGGGCCTGTCCCCGCGGGGCGGGACCGCCGACGACGTTGGGAAACCGGACGGTCGTGACCCCGTCGTACTCGCTGACGGCCCCCTCCGCGAGGTGCTTGGAGTGGCCGTAGCGGTTGACCTGGTCGGCGGCGGCGATGCTGGAGGCGAACACCACCGGAACGTCGCGTTCGCGGGCGACGCCGACGACGGTCGCCGTCCCCATGACGTTGTTCTCGACGAGGTGTCGCCAGTCGTCGGTCCACACGTCGGCGTCGGCCGCGAGGTGGTAGACCGCGTCGAAGTCGTGTGCCTCGAACAGCGCCTCGACGCGGTCGGCGTCCCGGATGTCGTCGGCCGGATCGGCCGCGTTGTCGAAGCCGACGACCTCGTGGCCGGCCGCCGAGAGCTGGTCTGTCAGCACACCGCCGATGTACCCCGCGTGTCCGGTGACGAGCGCGTTCATTGCTCGTAGTTGCGCTGGCGGTTATTTGAATCCGGTGAAGATCAGGACAGCTCCGAGAGCGTCTTCTCCGCCCACGTGACGGCGTATTCCGGGCCGTACTCGCCGTACGCGCTGGTGTCGAGGGCTGCGAACGGAGCCGGGACCTCGACGCCGTGTTTGATCGCCGAGCAAGCCAGCTCCGCGGCCGCGGGGAACTTCGTCCGCCCCATCGCGACCTCTCCGGAGAGGTCGCCCAGGCGCGGTTCGAGGCGCTCGCCCGCGTCGACCCACGCGTCGAACAGCGCCGGCAGGTCGCCCTCCCAGTCGGCGAACACCGGACGCGTCTGCAAGCCGACGAAGGCGTCGAAGACCGCCGCCGCGAGCTGGTAGGTACCGGCCGGCGAGAGGTGGGCGTCGGTCGCCGCCGCGAACGCCCGGTACCGCTCCTCGAAGAAGCCGAGGAACTGTTCGGGAACGCCCAGCCCGGTGGCGACCAGCGCCTCGGCCAACAGAAAGTCGACGAAGTCGTCCGGCGAGCCCGCCAGCCGAGGCTTGACCAGCACGACCGGCGGATCGGTCTGACGAGTCCAGGCGACGCCGCCGTCGCCGGGCATACCGACGGTGAAGTCACTCGACGCGAACGCGTGGAGCTCTGCGGGCGCGTCGTCGGGCACCCACTCGTCGGGAGAGGACAGCGGAGCCACGTCGTCGGTGACCAGCAGGAGCTCCTCGGCAACAGCCGGATCCAGCGTCTCGAAGTCCCGCTCGCAGTCCAGCACGAGGGCGTCGGGCGCGTGGCGCTCGCGGACGGCCGCCAGCTCCCCGTCGAGGGAGCGCTCGCTGAACATCTACGCGAGCGCGAGGTTCGCGATCAGTGCCAGCGACAGCAGCGCCGAGACGGCGATGGTCCCGAGGACGATCTTCGTTGGGTTGCTCATACCGGTTGCTGGGTCGGGTTCGGCATTAAAGCTTCAGTTCTAGTCGTCGGCCCCCACGCCGGAGGCCCGCGCGACGGCGCGCCACTTTCCCGTCCAGAAGCGACCGGTGTTGACCGCGGCCTTGACGTAGTAGTCGCCGACGATGGCCGCGAAGATGGCGGGCAGTCCCCAGCCCATGCCGGGCGTGAGGGTGATCCCGAGGACGGGGACCGTCACGGCGAAGCCAACGGGGAGCGCGAGGACGGCGACGGGGATGCGATAGAGGTAGGAGCCGACGAAGGTGCCATAGAGGGGCCAGCGGGTGTCCCCAGCGCCCCGGAGGCTGCCACGCATCGTCCGAGAGACGCTGAAGCCGGCGACCGCCAGCGCGAACACGCGGATGAACGTGACCGTCAAGTCCGGGTACTCCGTCCCGAAGAGCAGCGAGATGGGACGGGCAAAGACCACCAGCACGGCGGCGATCAGCAGCTGCGTGACCAGCGCGATCCGCAGCGTCTGCCAGCCGTACTCCCCGGCGTCGGTGTCGTCGCCGGCCCCGACGTACTGGCCCACGAGCGTGCTGGCGGCCGTCGAGTACCCCCAGGCGGGCATCAGCGCGAGCAACATCACGCGGCGACCGATCGCGAAGGCGGCGACCGTCGGCGTCCCGAGCACGCCCAGCACGAACAGGAACGGGAAGCGAGCGAACGTCTGGAGCAGGCGCATCCCCGAAAGCGGGAGCGCGACGCGGACGATCTCGGTCAACAGACCGAGATCCAGCTGGCGGCCGCCGAGTCGGAGCGTCACGACGTAGCGCCCGGACGCCAGCAGCGCGAAGAAGACGGCCGCCGCGAGCGTGTTGGCGACGGCGGTCCCGATGGCGGCACCGGCGATCCCCAGCCGCGGCGCGGGGCCGAGCCCGAAGATCAGGACCGCGTTGAGGACGACGTTGGTCGGCAGCGTCAGCAGGCGGACGTACATCGGCGTCCGGGTGTCCGCGCTGCCGGCGAGCGCCCGCGCCGCGACCATGCTCCAGAACCGCGGGGCCAGCGACAGCATCACGATCGAGAGGTAGAGCCCGCCGAAACGGATCGCGTCGGGGTCGCCCGTGAGAAGTCCCACCAGCGGCTCGGCGTACAGCCACGAGACGGCCGTCAGGGGCACCGAGATCAGGAGCGCGAGCCACAGCGACTGCTTGACCGCGAGGTCCGCGCGCTCGGGCTCGCCAGCGCCCTGGAGCCGGGAGACGACGCTGATCGTCCCCGACGTGACCGCAAGCGACAGCCCGAAGCCGATGAAGTAGTACTGGAAACCGAGCTCCAGCCCGGCGATCGCGGCGTCGCCAAGCGCGAGTCCGACCATCGCGAAGTCGGCGATTCGCAGGAAGATCCGGAGGCCGCCGGTGACCATCACGGGCGCGGCCAGGTCGAGCGCCTCCGTCGACTTCTCCCGGTCGACGAGCCCGTACTGCGCCAGCAGCGCCGGGAAACCGTCGATGAACCGGCCGGGGAGTGCGGAGAGCCAGGCGACCAGCCGAGCGAGCAGGCGACGGGCCATCGAGACGAAATGGAGACCGAACGCTACTGAGGGTTTCGCTGGCGATAGACGAACCGTCGAAATCGAACGCGAAGGCGGCCGTCAGTCGTCCTGTGCGGGCGCTTTCGCCTGCTCCTCGTCTTCGTCGGCGATCTCGGCGCGCGGGAAGTTCTCGATGGTCGCCGAGCGGAACCCGTCCTTGTCGAACTCGTAGTCGTCGCCCAGCGCCTCGACGAGGTGCTCGGTGTCGCGCATGGCGTTTTTCAGGCTCGTGGAGGCACCCGGCGAGGGCGTGATGTTGAAGATCACGTCGTCGTCGGTGATCTTGGCCTCGCCCATGTCCAGGGTCTTGTTGTCGGTGTCGACGATCTGTGGACGGACGCCGCCGTACCCCTTCGCGCGGTCGATGTCGTCCAGTTCGGCGGTCGGAACGACCTTCTGGACGTGGGGCAGGAAGGCCCGCTTGCCGACCTCGGGCAGGTCGTAGACGAGGTTCTTCAGCACGTAGGGCAGCAGGATGCGATCGGCGAGGATGTTGGCGTAGCTCAGGAACGAGTGGACGTTCAGGCCGAACACGTCGAAGAAGTCACTGACGGTCGAGAGTTCGCCCCGTTCGAGCGCGGGGACGAGCTTGGCCGTCGGTCCGAAGCGCGTGACCGAGTCGTCGTGTACGTCGGCGTCGCCGTGGACCGCCGCGAAGGGCAGCTTCTTCATCTGGAGGGTGTACACCTTGCCGTTGAGGAAGTCGTCGGCCAGGAAGAAACTGCCCGCGACGGGCAATAGCGACATCCCCTCGCCGTAGCCCATCTCCTTGGCGATCTG
It encodes the following:
- a CDS encoding DUF7089 family protein, giving the protein MFSERSLDGELAAVRERHAPDALVLDCERDFETLDPAVAEELLLVTDDVAPLSSPDEWVPDDAPAELHAFASSDFTVGMPGDGGVAWTRQTDPPVVLVKPRLAGSPDDFVDFLLAEALVATGLGVPEQFLGFFEERYRAFAAATDAHLSPAGTYQLAAAVFDAFVGLQTRPVFADWEGDLPALFDAWVDAGERLEPRLGDLSGEVAMGRTKFPAAAELACSAIKHGVEVPAPFAALDTSAYGEYGPEYAVTWAEKTLSELS
- a CDS encoding FAD-dependent oxidoreductase, producing the protein MTEQYDLVIVGGGISGASLLYTVANFTDIEKIALVEKESEIAAINSHHTNNSQTLHFGDIETNYTLEKAEQVKEGAEMLAGYLENVDPDREMHSKRSKMVLAVGDEEVQSLEDRYYEEGFGDLFPKLDAIDRDEIAEIEPKVVEGRDPTEEMLALQTPDGYVVDYGDVSHSFVEDAEEIDGVDVFTGTEVTQMDDTEDGYIFQTDAGWFESDAAVVAAGSHSLQIAKEMGYGEGMSLLPVAGSFFLADDFLNGKVYTLQMKKLPFAAVHGDADVHDDSVTRFGPTAKLVPALERGELSTVSDFFDVFGLNVHSFLSYANILADRILLPYVLKNLVYDLPEVGKRAFLPHVQKVVPTAELDDIDRAKGYGGVRPQIVDTDNKTLDMGEAKITDDDVIFNITPSPGASTSLKNAMRDTEHLVEALGDDYEFDKDGFRSATIENFPRAEIADEDEEQAKAPAQDD
- a CDS encoding bacterio-opsin activator domain-containing protein, whose protein sequence is MRPDEEAADAADGETVGKSDADAGGRGEQPIERATEARVVTDGGVDAAIEGASVEQYAGIVGALEDGVYVLDEDGHFTFVNEAMVELTGYDETELRGEPVTRIKDRETGERTETALAALRDGETEDLDRTFGLSVQPKRGEPIACEEHVTALFDDGQFRGVVGIVRDISDRRRHRELISQLQETSRSLMQAPSRESVADIVANAARQVLGFELSAVRLYDADERVLRPTATTDATDDQLPERPVYALDEGQPGTVFASGEPAVYDDVRTIEDPDGEFGPVRSAMYFPIGVHGTLTVASTTVGAFDENDRQVAALLAINAAAACNRAKREQEVREARERIETILERINGLIQNTVEVLVEATTREQVEAGVCEQLVAVEPYTFAWLGRPDVRAETISAREWAGSQPSGAATASDGERDGPAGAPPIDVADVAEPIDGDTPGAQALESEGPKVLEGDALEDAGGWFRSAAENGVRSVMAIPLSYTDSNYGVLYVCADQTDAFDQREKVVLQALGRAVANAINAIESGRILSANKVIELEFTVDDRDLLLSRLSGRAGGTIASAGTVTQEDGSLRLYLTTQDADTDEVMAVLDADDAVESASRVAEHDDEALFDVTVTESLIATLVDHGAVPKSIVSENGIARYNIELPYEAEAREVFGLVEDNYDSTDLVGYHEHERPVQTQQEFRAALADRFTDRQETALRTAYLGGFFEWPREVDGDELAGGMDISRPTYHQHLRAAQHKVFEELFEGGY
- a CDS encoding MATE family efflux transporter gives rise to the protein MARRLLARLVAWLSALPGRFIDGFPALLAQYGLVDREKSTEALDLAAPVMVTGGLRIFLRIADFAMVGLALGDAAIAGLELGFQYYFIGFGLSLAVTSGTISVVSRLQGAGEPERADLAVKQSLWLALLISVPLTAVSWLYAEPLVGLLTGDPDAIRFGGLYLSIVMLSLAPRFWSMVAARALAGSADTRTPMYVRLLTLPTNVVLNAVLIFGLGPAPRLGIAGAAIGTAVANTLAAAVFFALLASGRYVVTLRLGGRQLDLGLLTEIVRVALPLSGMRLLQTFARFPFLFVLGVLGTPTVAAFAIGRRVMLLALMPAWGYSTAASTLVGQYVGAGDDTDAGEYGWQTLRIALVTQLLIAAVLVVFARPISLLFGTEYPDLTVTFIRVFALAVAGFSVSRTMRGSLRGAGDTRWPLYGTFVGSYLYRIPVAVLALPVGFAVTVPVLGITLTPGMGWGLPAIFAAIVGDYYVKAAVNTGRFWTGKWRAVARASGVGADD
- a CDS encoding NAD-dependent epimerase/dehydratase family protein; this translates as MNALVTGHAGYIGGVLTDQLSAAGHEVVGFDNAADPADDIRDADRVEALFEAHDFDAVYHLAADADVWTDDWRHLVENNVMGTATVVGVARERDVPVVFASSIAAADQVNRYGHSKHLAEGAVSEYDGVTTVRFPNVVGGPAPRGQAQDMIEQALDGEIEVWGDGEIVRPYVDVGDLCAFLRELGTGSFAVETPAAVSSYTFTNAAVGESIQSIVAEETGTEPALSIVDRTPPSPMELSADDIRLRDPTPIEASLRSQIRAAME
- the leuS gene encoding leucine--tRNA ligase gives rise to the protein MSDSSSGYDPSAIEPKWQAEWDDAEVFRTPDSAEDVEYVLAMFPYTSGNLHMGHVRNYTITDAYSRYRRMQGEDVLHPMGWDSFGLPAENAAEERDTSPEEWTRKCIESMKAQMSEMGFGYDWDREVTTCDPEYYRWNQWLFKRFHEEGLVERKGSEVNWCPSCETVLADEQVEGEAELCWRCDTPVTQRDLDQWFLTITDYADELVDDIDELAGWPESVRAMQRDWIGRQHGARVPFEVEGYGEVEIFTTRLDTIHGATFFAVAPDSEIAQDLAKEDEDVAHFVEEVADPDGDEPNGVATDLTATNPATGEDIPVFVADFVLSDVGTGALMAVPAHDERDHAFASKKDVPIRPVIRPEDSEDDQRESSGQASGDDGPASEGDLPDVEETAFTEDGVVDHSAVPEDAAGVGGSDPADYDGLASEQARSQLEDDLPGAAHDKQYRLRDWGISRQRYWGTPIPMVHCEECGAVPVPDEDLPVELPEFVQTTGNPLDEVDEFVQTTCPDCGGPAERETDTMDTFVDSSWYFLRYTSPDREDAPFDTARANDWLPVDQYVGGIEHAVMHLLYARFVTKAISDLELLDHREPFQNLVTQGMVQLDGEKMSKSKGNVVSPQNIVEEYGADTARLFMMQAARPERDFDWKDEGVESSHRFLTRLYDAVEAHVGSPPAGEAGDVTDYVRHEIDRVTAIADESYEQLTFTEALRETRELLSLLDRYAEATEPHAETVEAALSTIVRLLAPVAPHVTEELWSELGRADDQRESAERASGETASDEGFVIEAEWPTADGDLDRHQLERQLVEDTREDVRQIVDVADIEDPSHVEIAVAPEWKFEAHAIAREFDGNNLVGEIMSDERFRGEDGAPDYAKDLQAELQTLTETLDAATEAEVLARARWLIAEEFDAEVTVRAGEDADADLVRKAEPGRPAINIE